The proteins below are encoded in one region of Streptomyces roseirectus:
- a CDS encoding type I polyketide synthase: protein MSHDQIRRLLNQVTGELRSARDELRKIREPVAIVGIGCRFPGGIGSPEDLWRLVATGGETLGGFPDDRGWNLDRLRLADAEAGGPPFAERGGFLSTATEFDAGFFGVSDREALAMDPQHRLLLEVSWEAVERAGVNPSTLAGRRAGVFTGLVHDHGTSLFDAPAALDGFLGLGSSGSLASGRVAYVLGTEGPAVTVDTACSSSLVALHLAVRSLRSGECDVALAGGATVMSSPTTFVEFSRQRGLAPDGRCKAFGAGADGTGFGEGVGVLVLERLSDAMRAGHRVWAVIRGSALNQDGASNGLTAPSGPAQQRMIRDALSDADLTAQDVDVVEAHGTGTALGDPIEAQALLAAYGQGRSTPLYLGSVKSNIGHTLAAAGVAGVIKMVMALEHGELPRTLHADEPSPHVDWSSGAVELLTEHVPWPVTGAPRRAGVSSFGVSGTNAHVILEAAPEPAEPAATAEPAPVPGVLPWILSAEGEAALRGQADALADWVSSRDPVSPAAVARALVTDRALLRDRAVVLGASTGDLVRGLRDGAAVVGRPVPGDTCWLFTGQGAQRPGAGRELAARFPLFASSLREVCAELAPHMDGDPYARMLTGAPGALDRTEHAQPAVFALQVAMARLLESWGMAPDAVAGHSVGEIAAAHVAGVLSLPDAARLVTARASAMGALPEAGAMVAVEATEAEALAVLDDRVALAAVNGPRSVVLSGDERAVLAAAGAFAASGRRTRRLRVSHAFHSPLMVPMLAPFRSALVSLTVGRAAVPVVSTLTGDVADPDSFGSPDHWLRHVTAPVRFLDAVGTLEGLGVRTFLELGPDAVLAAMAQESARRDDVLGVPLLRRGRPEESAFLTGVAQVHVRGGHVDWAALLPPAPRAELPTYAFRRRRYWLGGGSPTSPAAPSTPSAREPAAREPADLLGMVLRHCAAVLTGTDDGSVDPDRAFSEAGLTSMGAVELRNRLAAATGLRLDASLVFDHPTPAALARFLEGGPAGAGEARAGLPARGVPSDEPLAIVGIGCRFPGGVATPGQLWDVVSEGRDVIGGFPRDRGWDLADLFDDDPDRPGRTYAREGGFLDGPGLFDPGFFGIGPREALGMDPQQRLLLEVSWEAVESAGIDPASLRGSRTGVYTGIALLDYADDPAAVPDELQGYATTGGAASVASGRVAYALGLEGPALTVDTACSSSLVALHLAGQALRGGECDLALVGGATVMCSPKAFIEFSRQRGLAPDGRCKAFGAGADGVGWGEGAGVLAVERLSDARRHGRRIFGIVRGSAVNQDGASNGLTAPSGPAQQRVIRDALADAGLEPGDVDAVEAHGTGTTLGDPIEAQALLATYGQGRSTPLYLGSVKSNIGHTQAAAGVAGVVKTLMAFAHGVLPRTLHAEVPSPHVDWARGSVELLTENTVWPRAGRPWRAGVSSFGVSGTNAHVILEAPPRPDGAARTGPDAVSPLVLSAHSAAALTEQARQLAARWDDFAPAELAHTLAATRTSLPHRAVVVTGARDGLVALADGTPTEDVIHGGAARPGGLAFLFTGQGAQRAGMAGRWYEAYPVFARALDEICSHFPHLGLREALLTDTTPVDDTAIAQPALFAVEVALFRLLSSWGVRPTHLAGHSIGEVAAAHVAGVLSLADACLLVGERGRLMAAMPDGGAMVAVRATEDEVRALLAGHEDQVSVAAVNGPDAVVLSGTGTVLAPLVAELRARSRRTRPLRVSHAFHSPHVDAVLDEFRAVAERIDYQVPRLPLVSGVTGTLADPADLCTPDYWVGQLRAAVRFHDAVRTLRAEGVDAFLELGPDTVLAASAADCLATDDDPAGPADVPVVAVARRGRPEVRTLLTALAHLYVHGRPVDWTAVTPGGRTVDLPPYPFQRRRYWLAPGRRTEQTEQSAVGHALLTAAIDMPESLVLTGRLTSATAWLDDHVVFGGVVVPGAAVLDLALTAGRAVGCPAVEELTVEAPLTVPAELRIVVTAPDEAGRRPIEVHARPEAPDADWVRHATGLLHDVAPTAAPATVWPPPGAAALDTGGLYDLLAERGFDYGPAFRGLTAAWRRGDEVFAELTLPGVAGTAPGGGLHPAMVDAAQHALALLDDSGTDGRVPFSWHGVSAAHREAGRARVRVARVSDDTVTLTVWDESGAVLLSVDALTLRALPPAPADAVPGALYEVGWAPVSAAPAVSTDGVTVLAVPSGPSVVDAARTATELVLAALQDPGPGDAPLVIVTRGALSVEGEEITDVAAASVWGLVRSAQTEQPGRFVLVDTDGDVTGILATALATGEPQLAVRAGRLFAPRLRTVAPDPGPTPPDLPGDGTVLVTGGTGGIGSVIVGRLLEWGVPHITVLARRATDLGLGPRVRVLACDVGDRERLATVIGGLGRRVSGVVHAAGVSADGVIGSLNPERLREVMRPKADAAWWLHELTLADRPDLFVLFSSSAGVFGSPGQANYAAANAFLDALARHRAALGLPAQSLAWGTWEQRTGVTAHVTEGDLARMARSGMLTLDTDAALRLFGQALSSRRPVLAPMRFDAGAARRSGFDASVLRELVGAPTRRTAGAQPPDALPLRRSLATAAPPERHRMIAAEVRRHVAFVLGYDELPDSDERELNELGLDSLTAVELRNRLGTATGLRLPATLAFDHPSVARIAEFVAAELEPSADAPAEVVLDGIEDLGRVLDALDVSAAARTRVTAHLQALLARWQGEHAGTATGDVRDGLADADEQEVFAFIDAEFGSPSA from the coding sequence ATGAGCCACGACCAGATCCGCCGCCTCCTCAACCAGGTGACGGGAGAGCTGCGCTCGGCCAGGGACGAGCTGCGCAAGATCCGCGAGCCCGTCGCGATCGTCGGCATCGGCTGCCGGTTCCCCGGCGGCATCGGCTCGCCGGAAGACCTGTGGCGCCTCGTCGCCACGGGCGGCGAGACCCTGGGCGGCTTCCCCGACGACCGGGGCTGGAACCTGGACCGGTTACGCCTCGCCGACGCGGAGGCGGGCGGCCCGCCCTTCGCCGAACGCGGCGGATTCCTGTCCACCGCGACGGAGTTCGACGCCGGGTTCTTCGGCGTCTCCGACCGCGAGGCGCTGGCCATGGACCCGCAGCACCGGCTGCTCCTCGAGGTGTCCTGGGAGGCGGTCGAGCGGGCCGGCGTGAATCCCTCGACGCTGGCCGGACGGCGGGCAGGCGTGTTCACCGGCCTGGTCCATGACCACGGCACCTCCCTGTTCGACGCCCCGGCCGCCCTCGACGGCTTCCTGGGCCTGGGCAGCTCGGGCAGCCTGGCTTCCGGGAGGGTCGCGTACGTGCTCGGCACCGAGGGCCCCGCGGTGACGGTGGACACGGCGTGTTCCTCCTCGCTGGTGGCGCTGCACCTGGCGGTGCGCTCGCTGCGGTCCGGCGAGTGCGATGTGGCGCTGGCCGGTGGCGCGACGGTGATGTCGTCGCCGACGACGTTCGTCGAGTTCAGCCGCCAGCGGGGCCTCGCCCCCGACGGCCGGTGCAAGGCGTTCGGGGCCGGCGCGGACGGCACCGGCTTCGGCGAGGGCGTCGGCGTGCTGGTGCTGGAGCGGCTGTCGGACGCGATGCGGGCCGGCCACCGGGTGTGGGCGGTGATCCGTGGCTCCGCGCTGAACCAGGACGGCGCGTCCAACGGCCTGACCGCGCCGAGCGGGCCCGCGCAGCAGCGCATGATCAGGGACGCGCTGTCCGACGCGGACCTGACCGCGCAGGACGTCGACGTGGTGGAGGCGCACGGCACCGGCACCGCCCTCGGCGACCCCATCGAGGCGCAGGCACTGCTGGCGGCCTACGGGCAGGGCCGCTCGACGCCGCTGTACCTCGGCTCCGTGAAGTCGAACATCGGGCACACCCTGGCCGCCGCCGGGGTGGCCGGTGTGATCAAGATGGTCATGGCGCTGGAGCACGGGGAACTGCCCAGGACCCTGCACGCCGACGAGCCGTCGCCGCATGTGGACTGGTCGTCGGGCGCGGTGGAGCTGCTGACCGAGCACGTGCCGTGGCCGGTGACCGGCGCGCCGCGCCGGGCGGGCGTGTCCTCGTTCGGGGTCAGTGGCACCAACGCGCACGTGATCCTGGAAGCCGCGCCCGAGCCGGCCGAGCCGGCCGCGACGGCGGAACCCGCCCCCGTACCGGGGGTGTTGCCGTGGATCCTGTCCGCCGAGGGCGAGGCGGCCCTGCGTGGCCAGGCCGACGCGCTGGCGGACTGGGTGTCCTCAAGGGACCCGGTCTCACCGGCCGCCGTCGCCCGGGCGCTGGTGACCGACCGGGCGCTGCTGCGGGATCGCGCGGTGGTGCTGGGCGCCTCGACCGGCGACCTGGTCCGCGGCCTGCGCGACGGCGCCGCCGTCGTGGGCCGGCCGGTGCCCGGCGACACCTGCTGGCTGTTCACCGGGCAGGGCGCGCAGCGCCCCGGTGCCGGCCGCGAACTCGCCGCGCGTTTCCCCCTGTTCGCGTCGTCGCTGCGCGAGGTGTGCGCCGAGCTGGCCCCGCACATGGACGGCGATCCGTACGCGCGCATGCTCACCGGGGCGCCGGGCGCCCTGGACCGTACCGAGCACGCGCAGCCCGCGGTGTTCGCGCTTCAGGTGGCGATGGCGCGGCTGCTGGAGTCCTGGGGCATGGCTCCCGACGCGGTGGCCGGGCACTCCGTCGGCGAGATCGCGGCCGCCCACGTGGCCGGGGTGCTGTCGCTGCCCGACGCGGCGCGGCTGGTCACCGCACGGGCGTCGGCCATGGGGGCGCTGCCCGAGGCCGGTGCGATGGTGGCGGTGGAGGCGACCGAGGCCGAGGCGCTGGCCGTCCTCGACGACCGGGTCGCGCTGGCGGCCGTGAACGGTCCCCGGTCCGTGGTCCTGTCCGGTGACGAGCGGGCCGTCCTGGCCGCCGCGGGCGCCTTCGCCGCGTCGGGGCGGCGGACCCGGCGACTGCGGGTGAGCCACGCCTTCCACTCGCCGCTGATGGTCCCGATGCTGGCGCCGTTCAGGTCGGCGCTCGTCTCTCTCACCGTCGGCCGGGCCGCCGTCCCGGTCGTCTCCACGCTCACCGGCGACGTCGCCGATCCGGACAGCTTCGGCTCCCCCGATCACTGGCTGCGGCATGTGACCGCGCCGGTCAGGTTCCTCGATGCCGTGGGGACGCTGGAAGGGCTCGGCGTGCGGACCTTCCTGGAGCTGGGCCCGGACGCCGTGCTCGCCGCGATGGCGCAGGAGTCGGCCCGGCGCGACGATGTGCTGGGGGTGCCGCTGCTGCGCCGGGGCCGGCCCGAGGAGTCGGCGTTCCTCACCGGCGTCGCCCAGGTGCATGTGCGGGGCGGTCATGTCGACTGGGCCGCGCTGCTGCCGCCGGCGCCCCGGGCGGAGCTGCCGACGTACGCGTTCCGGCGTCGCCGGTACTGGCTGGGCGGCGGGTCACCGACGTCACCCGCAGCGCCGTCGACGCCATCGGCGCGGGAGCCGGCGGCCCGGGAACCGGCCGACCTGCTCGGGATGGTGCTGCGGCACTGTGCCGCCGTGCTGACGGGCACGGACGACGGCTCGGTCGACCCGGACCGGGCCTTCAGCGAGGCCGGGCTGACCTCGATGGGCGCGGTCGAACTGCGCAACCGGCTCGCCGCCGCGACGGGCCTGCGCCTGGACGCGTCGCTCGTGTTCGATCACCCCACTCCGGCCGCGCTCGCGCGCTTCCTCGAAGGCGGACCGGCCGGTGCGGGAGAGGCGCGGGCCGGGCTGCCGGCCAGGGGTGTGCCGAGCGACGAGCCGCTGGCGATCGTCGGGATCGGCTGCCGCTTCCCCGGTGGGGTGGCGACCCCCGGGCAGTTGTGGGACGTCGTGTCCGAGGGCCGGGACGTCATCGGCGGGTTCCCCCGCGACCGTGGCTGGGACCTGGCGGACCTGTTCGACGACGACCCCGACCGGCCCGGCCGGACCTACGCCAGGGAAGGCGGCTTCCTCGACGGCCCCGGCCTGTTCGACCCGGGGTTCTTCGGGATCGGCCCCCGTGAGGCGTTGGGGATGGACCCGCAGCAGCGGTTGCTGCTCGAGGTGTCGTGGGAGGCGGTCGAATCCGCCGGTATCGACCCGGCCTCGCTGCGCGGCAGCCGCACCGGCGTCTACACGGGCATCGCGTTGCTGGACTACGCCGACGACCCGGCCGCCGTGCCCGACGAACTCCAGGGCTACGCGACGACCGGTGGCGCGGCGAGCGTCGCCTCCGGCCGGGTCGCGTACGCGCTGGGCCTCGAAGGTCCGGCCCTGACGGTGGACACGGCGTGTTCGTCCTCGCTGGTGGCGCTGCACCTCGCCGGGCAGGCCCTGCGCGGCGGCGAATGCGACCTGGCGCTGGTCGGCGGGGCGACGGTCATGTGCAGTCCCAAGGCGTTCATCGAGTTCAGCCGACAGCGGGGGCTGGCGCCGGACGGCCGGTGCAAGGCGTTCGGGGCCGGCGCGGACGGCGTCGGCTGGGGCGAGGGTGCCGGAGTGCTGGCGGTGGAGCGGTTGTCGGACGCCCGGCGGCACGGCCGCCGGATCTTCGGGATCGTCCGGGGCTCGGCCGTCAACCAGGACGGCGCCTCCAACGGGCTGACCGCGCCCAGCGGCCCCGCCCAACAACGGGTGATCCGGGACGCGTTGGCCGACGCCGGGCTGGAGCCGGGCGACGTCGACGCGGTGGAGGCCCACGGCACCGGCACCACCCTGGGCGATCCCATCGAGGCCCAGGCACTGCTGGCCACCTACGGGCAGGGCCGCTCGACGCCGCTGTACCTCGGCTCCGTGAAGTCGAACATCGGGCACACCCAGGCGGCGGCCGGTGTCGCCGGAGTGGTGAAGACGCTGATGGCCTTCGCGCACGGCGTCCTGCCCCGGACGCTGCACGCGGAGGTTCCGTCGCCCCACGTGGACTGGGCACGGGGCTCGGTGGAACTGCTGACGGAGAACACGGTGTGGCCGCGGGCGGGCAGGCCGTGGCGGGCCGGGGTGTCGTCCTTCGGGGTGAGCGGCACCAACGCCCACGTCATCCTCGAAGCGCCGCCCCGCCCGGACGGGGCCGCGCGCACCGGGCCCGACGCCGTGTCGCCGTTGGTGCTGTCCGCCCACTCGGCGGCCGCCCTGACCGAACAGGCCCGGCAACTCGCCGCGCGCTGGGACGACTTCGCGCCCGCCGAGCTCGCCCACACCCTGGCGGCGACCCGTACGAGCCTGCCGCACCGCGCGGTCGTGGTGACCGGCGCGCGGGACGGCCTCGTCGCGTTGGCGGACGGCACCCCGACCGAGGACGTGATCCACGGCGGCGCCGCCAGGCCCGGCGGACTGGCGTTCCTGTTCACCGGGCAGGGCGCGCAGCGGGCCGGCATGGCCGGGCGGTGGTACGAGGCGTATCCGGTGTTCGCCCGCGCGCTGGACGAGATCTGCTCGCACTTCCCGCACCTCGGTCTGCGCGAGGCCCTGCTCACCGACACGACACCGGTGGACGACACCGCCATCGCCCAGCCGGCGCTGTTCGCCGTCGAGGTCGCGCTGTTTCGGCTGCTGTCGTCCTGGGGCGTCCGGCCGACGCATCTGGCCGGCCATTCCATCGGCGAGGTGGCGGCGGCCCACGTCGCCGGTGTGCTGTCGCTGGCTGACGCCTGCCTGCTGGTCGGCGAGCGCGGACGGCTGATGGCCGCCATGCCGGACGGCGGCGCCATGGTGGCGGTGCGGGCGACCGAGGACGAGGTGCGCGCGCTGCTGGCCGGGCACGAGGACCAGGTGTCGGTCGCCGCCGTCAACGGGCCGGACGCCGTGGTGCTGTCCGGCACCGGCACCGTGCTGGCCCCCCTCGTGGCGGAGCTGCGGGCCCGCAGCCGGCGCACGCGCCCGCTGCGGGTGAGCCACGCCTTCCACTCCCCCCATGTGGACGCCGTGCTCGACGAGTTCCGGGCGGTGGCCGAGCGGATCGACTACCAGGTGCCGAGGCTGCCCCTGGTGTCCGGGGTGACCGGCACGCTCGCCGACCCCGCGGACCTCTGCACACCCGACTACTGGGTCGGGCAACTGCGCGCGGCGGTCCGGTTCCACGACGCCGTACGCACCCTGCGGGCCGAGGGCGTGGACGCCTTCCTCGAACTCGGTCCCGACACGGTGCTGGCGGCGTCGGCGGCGGACTGCCTCGCCACCGACGACGACCCGGCCGGCCCCGCCGACGTGCCGGTCGTGGCCGTGGCACGACGCGGCCGGCCCGAGGTGCGCACGCTGCTGACGGCACTGGCGCACCTGTACGTCCACGGCCGGCCGGTGGACTGGACGGCCGTCACGCCCGGCGGCCGCACGGTCGACCTGCCGCCGTATCCGTTCCAGCGCCGGAGGTACTGGCTGGCCCCCGGCCGGCGGACCGAGCAGACCGAGCAGAGCGCAGTGGGGCACGCGCTGCTCACCGCCGCGATCGACATGCCGGAAAGCCTGGTCCTCACCGGCAGGCTGACCTCCGCCACCGCCTGGCTCGACGACCACGTCGTGTTCGGCGGCGTCGTGGTGCCGGGCGCGGCGGTCCTGGACCTCGCGCTCACCGCGGGCAGGGCCGTCGGCTGCCCGGCCGTCGAGGAACTGACCGTCGAGGCGCCCCTGACGGTCCCGGCCGAGCTGCGGATCGTCGTGACCGCCCCCGACGAGGCAGGCCGCCGGCCGATCGAGGTGCACGCCCGTCCCGAAGCGCCGGACGCCGACTGGGTACGCCACGCGACCGGACTGCTCCACGACGTCGCCCCCACAGCCGCGCCCGCCACGGTCTGGCCGCCGCCCGGCGCCGCCGCCCTCGACACCGGCGGCCTCTACGACCTGCTGGCCGAGCGGGGGTTCGACTACGGCCCGGCGTTTCGTGGACTGACCGCCGCGTGGCGCCGTGGCGACGAGGTGTTCGCCGAACTCACCCTGCCGGGGGTCGCGGGCACCGCGCCCGGTGGTGGCCTCCACCCGGCCATGGTCGACGCTGCCCAGCACGCCCTCGCCCTGCTCGACGATTCCGGGACCGACGGCCGGGTCCCCTTCTCCTGGCACGGGGTCTCGGCCGCCCACCGCGAGGCCGGCCGCGCCCGGGTCCGGGTGGCCCGGGTCTCCGACGACACGGTCACGCTCACCGTGTGGGACGAGTCCGGCGCCGTCCTGCTGTCCGTCGACGCGCTCACCCTGCGCGCCCTGCCACCCGCACCGGCCGACGCGGTCCCCGGCGCGTTGTACGAGGTCGGCTGGGCCCCCGTGTCCGCCGCCCCGGCCGTGTCCACCGACGGTGTCACCGTGCTCGCCGTCCCCTCCGGGCCGTCCGTCGTGGACGCCGCGCGCACCGCGACCGAGCTCGTCCTCGCCGCTCTCCAGGACCCGGGCCCCGGTGACGCCCCGCTGGTGATCGTCACGCGCGGCGCCCTGAGCGTCGAGGGTGAGGAGATCACCGATGTCGCGGCCGCTTCCGTGTGGGGCCTGGTCCGCTCCGCCCAGACCGAACAGCCGGGCCGCTTCGTCCTGGTGGACACCGACGGCGACGTCACCGGGATCCTGGCCACGGCGCTCGCCACCGGCGAACCTCAGCTCGCCGTCCGGGCCGGCCGGCTGTTCGCGCCGAGGCTGCGGACGGTGGCCCCGGATCCCGGACCCACCCCGCCGGACCTCCCGGGGGACGGCACGGTCCTGGTGACCGGAGGCACGGGCGGCATCGGCTCCGTGATCGTCGGACGGCTCCTCGAATGGGGCGTCCCGCACATCACCGTGCTGGCCCGTCGGGCGACGGACCTGGGGCTGGGACCGAGGGTGCGGGTGCTGGCCTGCGACGTGGGCGACCGGGAGCGACTGGCCACCGTGATCGGCGGGTTGGGCCGGCGGGTGAGCGGCGTGGTGCACGCGGCCGGGGTGTCGGCGGACGGGGTGATCGGGTCGCTGAACCCGGAGCGGCTGCGGGAGGTGATGCGCCCGAAGGCCGACGCGGCCTGGTGGCTCCACGAGTTGACGCTGGCGGACCGGCCGGACCTGTTCGTGCTGTTCTCGTCGAGCGCGGGGGTGTTCGGGTCGCCGGGCCAGGCCAACTACGCGGCGGCCAACGCGTTCCTGGACGCACTGGCGCGGCACCGGGCCGCCCTGGGCCTGCCCGCGCAGTCGTTGGCCTGGGGCACCTGGGAGCAGCGGACCGGCGTCACCGCCCATGTGACCGAGGGCGACCTCGCCCGCATGGCCAGGTCCGGCATGCTGACGCTGGACACGGACGCGGCGCTGCGGCTGTTCGGCCAGGCGTTGTCGAGTCGGCGGCCGGTCCTGGCGCCGATGCGGTTCGACGCCGGCGCGGCCCGCAGGAGCGGCTTCGACGCGTCGGTGCTGCGCGAACTGGTCGGCGCGCCGACGCGCCGGACGGCCGGTGCGCAGCCCCCGGACGCCCTCCCGCTGCGGCGGTCGCTCGCGACGGCGGCGCCGCCCGAGCGCCACCGGATGATCGCCGCCGAGGTCCGTCGGCACGTGGCGTTCGTCCTCGGCTACGACGAACTGCCCGACTCCGACGAGCGCGAGCTGAACGAGCTCGGCCTGGACTCGCTGACGGCGGTCGAGCTGCGCAACCGGCTCGGCACGGCGACGGGCCTGCGGCTGCCGGCCACGCTCGCCTTCGACCACCCGAGCGTGGCGCGGATCGCCGAGTTCGTCGCCGCGGAACTGGAACCGAGCGCCGACGCCCCCGCCGAGGTGGTGCTCGACGGCATCGAGGACCTGGGGCGGGTGCTGGACGCCCTCGATGTGAGCGCGGCGGCGCGGACCCGGGTCACCGCCCACCTCCAGGCGCTGCTCGCCCGGTGGCAGGGCGAGCACGCCGGCACCGCGACCGGCGACGTGCGAGACGGACTCGCGGACGCCGACGAGCAGGAGGTGTTCGCGTTCATCGACGCGGAGTTCGGTAGCCCCTCAGCCTGA